The Hypnocyclicus thermotrophus nucleotide sequence GGAGAAGATATCATTTTAAGACTTAAACCAGCTCCGGTTAATACTGGAATAGTTTTTTATAGAAAAGACTTAAAAGATGGGGAAAATAAAATAGTTTTAGATATAGATAATGTATTTGATTTAACTAGAGGAACAAATTTAATTAATGAATATAAAGCATCTGTTTATACAATAGAACATTTTTTATCATCACTTTATGTATTTGGGATAACAGATATTATTGTTGAAATAGACGGTAATGAATTACCTATTATAGATGGAAGTTCTAAAAAATTTATAGAATTAATAAAAGAAAATATAAAAGAATATAAAGAAGAGGTTGAAGAATTGATTATAAAAAAACCTATATATGTTACACATGGTGATAAACATGTAGTAGGACTTCCTTATGATGGATATAAAATTACTTATTCTGTCAATTATAATCACTCGTACTTAAAATCTCAATTACTTGAAATAGAAGTAAATGTAGATAACTATGTAAATGAAATTTCAGGAGCTAGAACTTTTTGTTTTGATTATGAAATAGAATATTTAAAGGCAAACAATTTAGCACTTGGTGGAAGCTTGGATAATGCAATTGTAATAAAAAAAGATGGAATATTAAATCCAGGAGGGCTTCGATATCAAGATGAATTTGTTAGACATAAAATTTTAGATCTAATAGGAGATTTAAAAGTATTAAATAGACCTATAAAAGGTCATATTATAGCAGTAAAAGCAGGACATGCAATAAATATTGATTTTGCAAGAGAGTTAGTTAAAAATTTTTTATAAAAATATTAAGAAAATTTGATATGGAGGAATGTTAATATGAAATTAGATGTTATGGAAATAATGAAAAGAATACCACACAGATACCCATTTTTATTAGTTGATAGAATTGAAGAATTAGAGCCAAATAAAAGAGTAGTTGCATATAAAAATGTAACTATAAATGAGGATTTTTTTAATGGACACTTTCCAGGTCATCCAATAATGCCAGGAGTATTAATAATAGAAGGTATGGCACAAGCTTTAGGTGTTTGTACAATGCCTGAAGGAGAAGAAAAAGTACCATATTTTATGGCAATAAATAATGTTAAATTTAGAAAACCTGTAAGACCAGGAGATAAATTAATTTATGATGTAGTAGTAGATAAATTAAAAGGTAAAATATTAAAAGCTACAGGAAAAGCTCTAGTAGATGGAGAAATAGTAGCTCAAGCAGAACTTATGTTCTCGATTATGGACAAATAAATTAGGAGGAGTATTATGATTCATGAAACTGCTATTATAGAAAAAGGAGCAGTAATTGGAGAAGATGTTGAAATAGGAGCTTATTGTTTTATTGGC carries:
- the fabZ gene encoding 3-hydroxyacyl-ACP dehydratase FabZ, translating into MKLDVMEIMKRIPHRYPFLLVDRIEELEPNKRVVAYKNVTINEDFFNGHFPGHPIMPGVLIIEGMAQALGVCTMPEGEEKVPYFMAINNVKFRKPVRPGDKLIYDVVVDKLKGKILKATGKALVDGEIVAQAELMFSIMDK
- the lpxC gene encoding UDP-3-O-acyl-N-acetylglucosamine deacetylase, translated to MKRKTISKNLKYKGIGLHKGEDIILRLKPAPVNTGIVFYRKDLKDGENKIVLDIDNVFDLTRGTNLINEYKASVYTIEHFLSSLYVFGITDIIVEIDGNELPIIDGSSKKFIELIKENIKEYKEEVEELIIKKPIYVTHGDKHVVGLPYDGYKITYSVNYNHSYLKSQLLEIEVNVDNYVNEISGARTFCFDYEIEYLKANNLALGGSLDNAIVIKKDGILNPGGLRYQDEFVRHKILDLIGDLKVLNRPIKGHIIAVKAGHAINIDFARELVKNFL